From Calonectris borealis chromosome 9, bCalBor7.hap1.2, whole genome shotgun sequence, one genomic window encodes:
- the GPR55 gene encoding G-protein coupled receptor 55, translating into MQRGEMTNSSGECNFTDIDRLAKTLQLGISIPTFILGLVLNALALSVFCCFWKKQTKTSVYMINLALADVLLLLSLPLKLYYSITEAPRLLCSFIESLYFVNTYGSIFIIVCITIDRYICIRYPFEGRANQSPKWAIMICCFIWAVAWLCSSPMYVFPKKDYFKCFHNMSEQAWSIPLIVSVEIFGFLIPLAVMVFCSAQNIWILLNHKSQDKKKVEGSGSLRVIIINLMVFLVCFTPVHLAICLQCLVRQHVIVDCSLKQTISLFIQVSMILANLNCCLDAIFYYFAAKEFREKTHLKKVIELCPVFKPCATRWDSLQWKNASSPAPTCPVGCRQHYP; encoded by the exons ATGCAGCG GGGAGAAATGACCAACAGCAGCGGGGAATGCAATTTTACAGACATCGACAGATTAGCAAAGACCCTGCAGTTGGGGATCTCCATCCCCACCTTCATTCTCGGGCTGGTTCTCAACGCCCTGGCCCTCTCCGTGTTCTGCtgcttttggaagaaacagacCAAAACTTCAGTTTACATGATCAATCTCGCACTTGCAGATGTCTTGCTGCTTCTCTCGCTCCCGCTCAAACTGTACTACTCTATCACAGAAGCGCCCAGACTCCTGTGCTCATTTATAGAGTCTCTCTATTTTGTCAATACATACGGCAGTATCTTCATCATTGTCTGCATTACTATTGACAGATACATCTGCATAAGGTACCCATTTGAAGGTCGGGCTAATCAATCCCCCAAATGGGCTATCATGATTTGCTGCTTCATCTGGGCAGTAGCTTGGCTTTGCAGCAGCCCAATGTATGTGTTTCccaagaaagattattttaaatgctttcacaACATGTCAGAACAGGCGTGGAGCATCCCCCTCATTGTTTCTGTGGAAATCTTTGGATTTCTGATCCCACTCGCAGTGATGGTTTTCTGCTCTGCCCAAAACATCTGGATCCTTCTGAATCACAAAAGTCAAGATAAAAAGAAGGTAGAAGGCAGTGGCTCCTTACGAGTCATTATCATCAACCTCATGGTGTTTTTGGTATGCTTCACACCCGTCCACCTTGCAATCTGCCTACAGTGCCTGGTTAGACAGCATGTGATAGTGGACTGCAGTCTGAAACAAACCATCAGCCTCTTCATTCAGGTGTCAATGATATTAGCCAACCTGAACTGCTGCCTGGATGCCATCTTTTACTACTTTGCTGCAAAAGAATTTCGTGAGAAAACACACTTGAAAAAGGTTATTGAACTATGTCCTGTCTTTAAGCCTTGTGCCACACGATGGGACAGCCTGCAGTGGAAGAACgcctcttccccagctcccacTTGCCCCGTAGGATGCCGACAGCATTATCCCTGA
- the LOC142085786 gene encoding G-protein coupled receptor 35-like: MKNCTEDDTLQNGIVLFQLIVYIPVLSLGIPLNGIAFWVFCCKLKRWTETRVYMINLMVADSFLLFALPFLIYFTKYNHPIDKLCYTIWNIYFTNMPMSILIITLIAIDRYIAIKFPLKAKILRSPLKSASICGFLWITLIIYSYLYPKFHGRTEKFCLRKQSSQPNYSSLFSIIVGYFIPLGIVIFCSVQVIKCLKKKMATSPHELMQKAIHIVSVNLCVFIVCFSPFYITLLLRFAVDVAGACSLVSEVRASIQICACLANSNCCLDAFCYYFAAKEFQEFPSLFPTCISMRSTMNQSQESQQPTDKS; the protein is encoded by the coding sequence ATGAAGAACTGCACCGAAGACGACACGCTGCAGAATGGCATTGTGCTATTTCAACTTATCGTCTACATCCCAGTGCTCTCTTTAGGGATCCCACTGAACGGGATTGCCTTCTGGGTCTTCTGCTGCAAACTCAAGAGGTGGACCGAGACCAGGGTGTACATGATCAACCTCATGGTTGCGGACAGTTTCCTGCTCTTTGCCCTGccttttctgatatattttaCCAAGTACAACCATCCCATAGACAAGCTGTGTTACACCATATGGAACATCTATTTTACAAACATGCCTATGAGCATCCTTATCATCACCCTGATTGCGATTGATCGATATATTGCAATCAAGTTCCCTCTAAAAGCAAAGATTCTTCGATCCCCACTGAAATCAGCTTCTATCTGTGGGTTTCTTTGGATAACGCTGATAATTTATTCCTACTTGTATCCAAAATTTcatggaagaacagaaaaattctgCCTTCGGAAACAATCTAGTCAACCTAATTATTCATCGTTATTCTCCATTATTGTTGGGTATTTTATTCCCTTAGGGATTGTGATTTTTTGCTCAGTACAAGTCATCAAATGTCTCAAAAAGAAGATGGCCACAAGCCCTCATGAGTTAATGCAGAAAGCAATCCACATTGTTTCTGTGAATTTGTGTGTGTTCATCGTATGTTTTTCACCTTTCTACATCACACTGCTCTTGCGGTTTGCAGTGGATGTTGCTGGAGCTTGTTCTCTGGTCTCGGAAGTTAGAGCCTCTATTCAGATCTGTGCATGCTTAGCAAATTCTAACTGCTGTTTGGATGCATTTTGCTATTACTTTGCAGCCAAGGAATTTCAGGAATTTCCTTCTCTGTTCCCCACTTGTATATCAATGAGGTCCACGATGAACCAAAGCCAAGAGTCACAGCAACCCACAGATAAGTCATGA
- the LOC142085785 gene encoding G-protein coupled receptor 35-like, whose translation MVITGHLAGHVPGALLGGLTVPVCRTTAGGTFTLSKDSEQAGTVPLDTPKMNLSSCSITAYESFPLVQLCVYIPVLLLGILLNVLALWVFCCKLGKWTETRVYMINLAVADCLLLFTLPFKTLSQFHQLKVGRWCLVLEGGYFINRLMSIGIITVVAADRYLAIKYPLKAKVLRSPLKAAFASGFLWIVIICVMSLIKKLEDREQDELCFEKSSIKPSVITLCAIIVGFFTPLVILSYCSIQVIAELMRKKNENCHKEKLIRKAVYIVSANMAVFIICFLPLYLGHLLRFIMDSISSNCSAIQSVNNFVHLASVLANTNCCLDAICYYFVNKEFKEASPKLVKSKSEASEEAEIQLPCITR comes from the exons ATGGTCATCACAGGACACCTCGCTGGTCATGTGCCAGGAGCACTGCTAGGAGGGCTCACCGTGCCTGTGTGCCgcaccacagctggaggaacattCACTCTCTCCAAGGACAGCGAGCAAGCAG GAACTGTGCCTCTTGATACCCCCAAAATGAACCTCAGCAGCTGCAGTATCACAGCCTATGAAAGCTTCCCACTTGTCCAGCTGTGTGTTTACATCCCGGTTTTGCTTTTGGGCATTTTGCTGAACGTGTTGGCGCTGTGGGTGTTCTGCTGCAAACTCGGCAAATGGACAGAAACCAGAGTATACATGATCAACTTGGCTGTGGCTGACTGCTTGCTGCTCTTTACTTTGCCTTTTAAAACTTTATCCCAGTTCCATCAGCTGAAGGTAGGTAGATGGTGCCTGGTTCTGGAAGGCGGCTATTTCATAAACCGCCTAATGAGCATCGGTATCATCACTGTCGTAGCAGCTGATAGGTACCTTGCAATCAAGTACCCTTTGAAAGCCAAGGTGCTGAGGTCGCCGCTGAAGGCAGCTTTTGCCTCTGGATTTCTTTGGATAGTCATCATCTGTGTGATGTCCCTCATTAAAAAGTTAGAGGACCGCGAACAAGATgaactttgctttgaaaaatcttCCATTAAGCCTTCAGTGATCACACTGTGTGCTATTATTGTAGGGTTTTTCACACCATTGGTCATCTTGAGTTATTGCTCCATACAAGTCATTGCAGAactcatgagaaagaaaaatgaaaactgtcaCAAGGAAAAGTTAATCAGGAAGGCCGTCTACATCGTGTCTGCAAACATGGCTGTGTTCATCATATGCTTTTTACCTCTTTACCTTGGGCATCTCCTTCGCTTTATAATGGACTCCATCAGCTCCAACTGCTCTGCAATACAGAGTGTTAATAATTTTGTTCACCTCGCCTCGGTCCTCGCAAACACGAACTGCTGCCTGGATGCTATTTGTTACTACTTTGTCAACAAGGAATTTAAGGAAGCATCTCCCAAGCTAGTGAAGTCCAAATCTGAAGCCAGTGAAGAAGCGGAAATTCAGCTCCCATGCATAACACGTTAG